Part of the Campylobacter concisus genome, AATATAGAATTTTTCTAGATCGCTCAAATATCGATGCTTATGAAATCGTTTCAATAAATAAGGTGGTCGCCCACAGTAGTAATAATGAAAAAAGGATATTAAAAAACTATAAAAGTTTTGAGAGATTTGAATTTTTAAATGATGAGCGAGCAAAAGATTATTATTTTGTCAGTAATAAAACAGATATAAAACTAAACTCTTATAAAGAAATTTCTTTTTTTAAAAGTGACTCTAAAGATCAGACCATTAGCATAGATGCACTTTGCTGCAATGGCGACTTGCCTTGTAAACTAAAACTTGGCGAGATAGATAGAGTGTTATCTCATCAAGGTGTAACAACTAAAAATTTAACTATTCCAACTAGTGTAAAGCGAGTAAAAATAGATGGAAATCTTCTTTGGAAATTAGTTAGTATCTTATCTTTTAGCTATCAAAGTATACTAGAGAAGGGCTCTTTTTTAGCACTTCTTAATACCTTTAGTGCGCCAGATGATGAGTTTTTTAAAAAATTTGCCAACTCGCTTTATGATATAAAAACGAAGCAAATTTATAGAGTTGACCAAGGCTTTGCAAAAAGAGGGTTACTATGCATATTCTATATAGATGAAAGCGAATTTGAGAGTATTGGAAATGTATATACTTTAGGTATAAATTTGGCTAAATTTTTATCAAAATTTGCCTCAATCAATTCATTTTGCGAGCTTAAAATAAAGTGTATAAAGAGTAAAATTTTGCTTAATTATGACTTTTTAGGTGGTACAAAAAAATTAATATGAACAAAGAACTAAATCAAGCTTCTTTTTTTAAGTTAGTAAAAAACTGCCTAAAGCACCACGATAGAAGAGATATTTTTTTAAAAAATAGCCCAAGTTTTGCTTATCCGATTAATGAGCTTGAGAGCTTAAATAAAGAGGATGCAGTAAAAATCGTCGTAAATTTTATGGGTCTTTTGGGAAGTGGCTCGCATCTTACAAGCTATATTTTGGAGAAAATTTCAAAGAGTAGCGATAATAATTTCGAGAAATTTTTTGACTTTTTTGACAATTACTTGCTTTGGCTTTTCTTTGATAGCATTAGTCTAAAAAATTATGCAAGATCCTTTGAAAAAGAGCTTGATGATAAAATTTCAAAGATTTTATTGGATATATTAAACATAAGCAATAAAAAATTAGCAAAAAAATTCTTACCATTTTCTCCGCTTATTATTAGCCAAAGAAGGCCTAAAAGAGAGATTGAGTTTGCCTTGCAGCGTCATTTTAATTTAAAAAATAAACTATTTTTGCTAGAAAATCTACCAAATCAAATTTTCATAGCGCCTTCAAATTTAAATTCACTTGGTATCAAAAATAGGACTTTGGGCAGAAATTTTATACTTGGTAAAAAGCTTTTTGAGAAACAAACTAAGATAGCAGTTTATATAAATGGCATAGATTATGAAGAAGCTATTGATTTTTTCCCAAAAAGAAGAAAATTTAAAGAGCTTCAAGATACTCTTATCTTTTTTACAAACAATGAATTTGTTGCTGATTTATACATAAAAATAAACTATTCTCCAAAGATGAAGCTAAGGCTTGGAATAGATGAAAGTTATAGTAAAATAGGCCTTGGTGCAAGGCTTAAAAGTAATAAAAATATGTCAAATTTTATAAAATTTAGGCTTTGCTCTTAAATTTTTAGATATAAAATCTAAAATATTTGTTATTATTACATTAAAGAAATATATTTATTTGTAAAAGGATGTGCATCAATGGCATTTATCAATTACCTAAGAAGATTTTTTGTCTTTTTTAGATTTAAACACAGCACCATTTTGGTAGCTTCTATTGCATTAAGCATCTTATTTTGGCTTTACGCTCCACTTATAGCTTTTAACGATGTATATAGCTTTGCTAGTATAAGTTCAAGAGTCACTATATTAATTACATTTTGGGCAGTTATTTTATTTTTTGTTTTAATCAAACCATTAATGCACTATTTAGCATCTCAAAAAGATGAAAAAAATAACAAGCTGAAAGAGATAAAAAAAGAGTCTATGGATAGTTTTGGTAAGGCAAAAAGAAATTTTATGCTTTCTTTGAAAGATGCCAAAACAACATGGAAAAAAGATATAAATTTTAAAAAATTACCTTTAATAATGATAATGGGTAATGAAGGTGCTGGAAAGAGTGCGTTTATAAACTACTCAAATATCGAATTTCCACTATCTGATAGTTTGGATACTTATAAAAAAATACACAAAAGTACAACAAACTTTAATCTTTACATTTCAAAATTTGGTGCACTTTTAGATACTGAGGGTATACATTTTGCACAAGAGAGCTTGTATCAGCCAACAGCTACTGAAGAGCTTCCTGAGGATGATGTGGATAAAAATAGGGATTACTTGCTTAAAAAAAGTATCTGGAGTGAATTTTTACACTTTTTAAAACGAAATGATTTTAACGCTAGATTAAGTGGCGCGGTTTTAATCATAGACACTAAAAAATTCCTCGAAGGCACTCAAGAATATTTTGATGAATTAATTAGATATATGATAAAAAGAGTTAATGACTGCGAGAAACATCTAAATATTAAATTCCCTATTTATATTGTTTTTAGCAAACTTGACTTAATAGATGGTATGGGAGATTATTTCAGGCTTTTCAATGAAGATGTGGCAAATAAGGCTCTAGGAATAAACTTAGATCCAAATTTCTCAAAACAATCACTAGAAACTGAACTAAAAGGCCTAAGTGAGTCACTATTTAAACATCTCATGAGTAAGAACTCTATTTCACACCTATTGGAGGATAAAAAACGTTCATATTTATTTTTAAAACAACTTGATAATTTTTTTGCTTTAGTGAAAGATTTTGTAACAAAGCTAAGCTCTCAAAATGCACTTAAAAATAGCTCAACCATAAATGGAATTTATTTCGTCAGTGCTTATCAAGAAAATATACCTATAAACTACCTTACAAACACTATTTGCGATAGATATAACATCAAAAAACCACTTTTAAGAGCAGTAAATAACTATAGTAAACAAAGTTATTTTGTAAAATCATTTTTAAAAGAGATAGTTTTTAAAGCTAACTTAAATAAATTTGGTGCTCAAAATAGATTTATAAAATTTGCAAATTTTGTTTTAGTAGCCATACTTTGTGCTGGAGTATATTTGGGTTCTAGTTTTATTCTAGATACCAAAAATATAAAAGAGCAAAATGCTATAAATAATGCAAATAAAATTTCTTCATACCTTGATGGTAAAAAATAC contains:
- a CDS encoding type VI secretion system baseplate subunit TssG, with product MNKELNQASFFKLVKNCLKHHDRRDIFLKNSPSFAYPINELESLNKEDAVKIVVNFMGLLGSGSHLTSYILEKISKSSDNNFEKFFDFFDNYLLWLFFDSISLKNYARSFEKELDDKISKILLDILNISNKKLAKKFLPFSPLIISQRRPKREIEFALQRHFNLKNKLFLLENLPNQIFIAPSNLNSLGIKNRTLGRNFILGKKLFEKQTKIAVYINGIDYEEAIDFFPKRRKFKELQDTLIFFTNNEFVADLYIKINYSPKMKLRLGIDESYSKIGLGARLKSNKNMSNFIKFRLCS